The Bacteroidota bacterium genome has a window encoding:
- the cydB gene encoding cytochrome d ubiquinol oxidase subunit II — translation MFANISYLALQQYWWIIVSLLASLLVFLMFVQGGQTLLGQLSKNVKERSLLVNSIGRRWDLTFTTLVTFGGAFFASFPLFYSTSFGGAYWVWMLILFSFIIQAVSYEYRTKANNFLGRKTYDTFLFINGVLATILVGAAVGTFFTGSEFSINRLNITNPADPVISRWENATHGLEAALNITNLSLGLAIFFLARVLASLYFINNIDDDTIVQRATKQVKMCAIPFLVFFLLFVGLILTKEGFAVNPETKEVFMEKYKYLYNLIQMPWVLILFLLGVVGVLYGIFLGAFKVSTKGIWFAGVGTVLTVFATLMLAGLNNTAFYPSTFDLQSSLTIENASSSRYTLSAMSYVSILVPFVVAYIWYAWKSINKKKVSYQDIENDKMAY, via the coding sequence ATGTTTGCAAATATATCATATCTCGCATTACAACAATATTGGTGGATAATAGTTTCGCTATTAGCATCATTATTAGTATTTTTAATGTTTGTTCAAGGAGGGCAAACCCTCTTGGGTCAATTATCAAAAAATGTAAAAGAAAGGTCTTTACTGGTTAATTCAATTGGTAGAAGATGGGATCTTACTTTTACTACTCTTGTAACATTCGGAGGAGCATTTTTTGCTTCCTTTCCTTTGTTTTACTCAACAAGTTTCGGGGGTGCATATTGGGTTTGGATGCTGATATTGTTCAGCTTTATTATCCAAGCTGTATCCTACGAATATCGAACAAAGGCAAATAATTTTTTAGGAAGAAAAACTTATGACACCTTTTTATTTATAAATGGTGTTTTGGCAACAATTTTAGTAGGCGCTGCAGTAGGAACATTTTTTACAGGTTCCGAATTTTCAATTAATAGATTAAATATCACAAATCCTGCTGATCCTGTTATTTCAAGATGGGAAAATGCAACTCACGGACTTGAAGCAGCTTTGAATATTACAAACTTAAGTCTTGGTTTGGCAATTTTCTTTTTAGCACGCGTATTAGCATCTCTGTATTTTATTAACAATATTGATGATGATACAATTGTACAAAGAGCTACAAAGCAAGTTAAAATGTGTGCAATACCTTTCCTTGTGTTCTTCTTATTATTTGTTGGATTAATTTTAACAAAAGAAGGATTTGCAGTTAATCCTGAAACAAAGGAAGTATTTATGGAAAAATACAAATATTTGTATAACCTAATTCAAATGCCATGGGTATTAATTCTATTTTTACTTGGCGTTGTTGGTGTTTTGTACGGTATTTTTCTCGGAGCTTTTAAAGTTTCAACTAAAGGTATTTGGTTTGCTGGTGTAGGAACGGTTTTAACGGTTTTTGCAACGCTTATGCTTGCAGGATTAAATAATACTGCTTTCTATCCGTCAACTTTTGATTTACAAAGTTCTTTAACGATAGAAAATGCATCCTCAAGTAGATATACTTTATCTGCTATGAGTTATGTTTCTATTTTGGTTCCATTTGTAGTTGCCTATATTTGGTATGCATGGAAATCTATAAATAAGAAAAAAGTCAGCTATCAAGACATTGAAAATGATAAAATGGCTTATTAA
- a CDS encoding ferritin family protein — protein MKKFNSTKEILDFAIKGEQDAIDFYANLYKKAKHEHIKEVYKEYIAEEQSHKSKLQKLKAEGKLNVIESKITDLKISDYLTEQEPNDDMSYTEALIVAMQKEKAAFRLYSDLAELTDDVELKKTFTFLANEEAKHKLKFETEYDDNVLKEN, from the coding sequence ATGAAAAAATTCAACTCAACTAAGGAAATACTCGATTTTGCAATTAAAGGGGAACAAGATGCAATTGATTTTTATGCTAATTTATACAAGAAAGCAAAACATGAACATATCAAAGAAGTTTATAAAGAATATATTGCAGAGGAACAATCTCATAAAAGTAAACTTCAAAAATTAAAAGCTGAAGGGAAATTAAATGTTATTGAATCAAAAATTACCGATCTTAAGATTTCTGATTACTTAACAGAACAAGAGCCTAATGATGATATGAGCTACACAGAAGCATTGATAGTTGCTATGCAAAAAGAAAAAGCTGCATTCAGGTTGTATTCAGATTTAGCTGAATTAACTGACGATGTAGAATTGAAAAAAACATTTACTTTTCTTGCAAATGAAGAAGCTAAACATAAACTAAAATTTGAAACAGAATATGACGATAATGTTCTTAAAGAAAATTAG
- a CDS encoding ferredoxin, whose translation MKVYKVSEECIGCRACVEVATDNYEINDNNIAYLKKQPENAKEEEQCENALETCPVDAISSDEKKQESSAQVILASSNIKVTLDKFPELKQVLVNLSPKFKRMQNPALYNTLARFANFNDAAKLTGISVCEILHTINDYIGVEEKLISSMPECIKKDKEEIEKKSIAINWEESNERYIYNNDTVEELIKKVSDLQAQQNIIIISVEKPNELLKVAQGLDYIFNIEKHKEYRISIFNPKKEEKALPWKDRKEDFEVLDVRTMTTDPFDVIIKKAYKIEEDSGFTLVQRFEPHPIINMLSEMGYEHFTEQKATGEFLIYFHKIPTTKEKTGESSAKVDVVIQSATPVAYPVIMKLLQSEKIRKSINIKELKVWEETEKHLAWITNGKADISFSALIVAAKLKNSDIKIPALFVWDNFVLLTRYKADKFEDIKGKDIYTPLFEEAPPAKITKYLIKASGLNPDDFKFVFGKPFGRPEEIYRDFVTGKADTVILREPEASYAIKIMQDRGEEISVISFNKIWNEINKGFGSFPNAGLVLKGEFARKHPELTKVFLEELKFAIDWVNENKKASAELSFDMMRQPVDRIELFLDRVNFEYVEGKKLIDKVKQYFDILNEHEIVDMKMDDEFFEVFKMD comes from the coding sequence ATGAAAGTATATAAAGTATCGGAAGAATGTATTGGTTGTAGAGCTTGTGTAGAAGTTGCAACTGATAATTATGAAATAAATGACAACAACATTGCATACTTAAAAAAGCAACCTGAAAACGCTAAAGAAGAAGAGCAATGCGAAAATGCACTTGAAACTTGCCCTGTTGATGCCATTTCGTCAGATGAAAAAAAGCAAGAAAGTTCAGCACAAGTAATTTTGGCAAGTTCCAATATTAAAGTAACTTTGGATAAATTTCCGGAATTGAAACAAGTTTTAGTGAATTTATCACCAAAATTTAAACGAATGCAAAATCCTGCTTTGTATAACACCCTTGCTCGTTTTGCAAATTTTAATGATGCAGCAAAATTAACAGGTATTTCAGTTTGCGAAATTTTACACACCATTAACGATTATATTGGTGTTGAAGAAAAACTAATTAGCAGTATGCCTGAATGTATTAAAAAAGATAAAGAAGAAATAGAAAAGAAAAGTATTGCTATTAATTGGGAAGAAAGTAATGAAAGATACATTTACAACAATGACACAGTTGAAGAACTAATTAAAAAAGTTTCGGATTTACAAGCACAACAAAACATTATAATTATTTCAGTTGAAAAGCCAAATGAGTTATTAAAAGTAGCTCAAGGTTTAGATTATATTTTCAATATAGAAAAGCATAAAGAATATAGAATTTCAATTTTTAATCCTAAGAAAGAAGAAAAAGCACTTCCTTGGAAAGACAGAAAAGAAGATTTTGAAGTTCTTGATGTACGAACAATGACTACTGATCCTTTTGATGTTATTATTAAAAAAGCCTATAAAATAGAAGAAGACAGTGGTTTTACTCTTGTACAACGCTTTGAACCACATCCGATAATAAATATGCTTTCGGAAATGGGTTATGAACATTTTACTGAGCAAAAAGCTACTGGAGAGTTTTTGATATATTTTCATAAAATACCTACTACCAAAGAAAAAACGGGAGAATCATCTGCCAAAGTTGATGTAGTAATTCAGTCTGCAACACCTGTTGCTTACCCTGTTATTATGAAATTACTTCAATCTGAAAAAATAAGAAAAAGTATTAATATCAAAGAACTTAAAGTATGGGAAGAAACAGAAAAACATCTAGCATGGATTACAAACGGAAAAGCAGATATTAGTTTTTCAGCATTAATTGTTGCCGCAAAATTGAAAAATAGCGACATTAAAATACCTGCACTTTTTGTCTGGGACAATTTTGTTTTACTAACTCGTTACAAAGCAGATAAATTTGAAGATATAAAAGGAAAGGATATTTATACTCCTTTGTTCGAAGAAGCACCACCTGCAAAAATCACAAAATATTTAATTAAAGCAAGTGGCTTAAATCCTGATGATTTTAAATTTGTTTTCGGAAAACCATTTGGCAGACCTGAAGAAATTTATAGAGATTTTGTTACAGGTAAAGCTGATACAGTAATTCTTCGTGAACCGGAAGCAAGCTATGCAATAAAAATTATGCAAGACCGTGGTGAAGAAATTTCTGTTATTTCTTTTAATAAAATATGGAATGAAATAAACAAAGGTTTTGGAAGTTTTCCCAATGCAGGATTAGTGTTAAAAGGAGAATTTGCCAGAAAACATCCTGAATTAACAAAAGTATTTTTGGAAGAATTAAAATTTGCAATAGACTGGGTAAACGAAAATAAAAAAGCTTCAGCAGAACTGTCATTTGACATGATGCGTCAACCTGTTGATAGAATAGAATTATTTTTAGACAGGGTAAATTTTGAATACGTAGAAGGCAAAAAATTAATCGATAAAGTAAAACAGTATTTTGACATTTTAAATGAGCATGAAATTGTGGACATGAAAATGGATGATGAATTTTTCGAGGTTTTTAAAATGGACTAA
- a CDS encoding FprA family A-type flavoprotein, translating to MKAKKIKENIYWVGAIDWDVRNFHGYLTQKGTTYNAYLIIDEKITLIDTVKSSFTNEMLARISNIIDPSKIDYIVSNHVEMDHSGALPKMMELAPNATIVTCPNGDKGLKAHYKQDWNFKIVKTGDKLLLGKKSLEFVLTPMVHWPDNMVAFMPEENILFSNDSFGQHYASSERFDDECQPDIVIEEAKKYYANIVLPYGKQVQKELEVASTLDIKMIAPSHGIIWRSNLDKIIPLYQKWSKNETKKKAIIVYDTMWHSTEIMADALMEVFEEKGFSILMRNLQVNHISDIMTEILDAEYICVGSPTLNSTMMPSVAGFLTYMSGLAPKNRKAISFGSYGWGGKTMNEINIFFEKSGFDIIATEKIKYIPGNEELQGFKKLISDKIS from the coding sequence ATGAAAGCAAAAAAAATTAAAGAAAACATTTATTGGGTAGGTGCAATTGATTGGGATGTACGTAATTTCCATGGCTATCTTACTCAAAAAGGAACAACCTATAATGCATATCTTATTATAGATGAGAAAATCACATTAATAGACACTGTAAAATCGTCCTTTACAAATGAGATGCTGGCACGTATTTCAAATATTATTGACCCATCAAAAATTGATTACATTGTATCCAATCATGTTGAAATGGATCACTCAGGAGCTTTACCAAAAATGATGGAACTTGCTCCTAATGCAACAATAGTAACTTGCCCGAATGGTGATAAGGGTTTAAAAGCTCATTACAAGCAGGATTGGAATTTTAAAATAGTAAAAACAGGAGATAAGCTTTTACTTGGCAAAAAGTCTTTGGAATTTGTGCTAACTCCAATGGTACATTGGCCTGACAATATGGTTGCATTTATGCCTGAAGAAAATATATTATTTTCAAATGATTCTTTCGGACAGCACTATGCTTCATCAGAAAGATTTGATGATGAATGTCAACCTGATATTGTAATAGAAGAAGCAAAAAAATATTACGCAAATATTGTTCTTCCTTATGGCAAGCAAGTTCAAAAAGAATTGGAAGTAGCATCTACACTCGATATAAAAATGATAGCTCCTAGTCATGGAATTATTTGGAGAAGTAATTTAGACAAAATAATTCCATTATATCAGAAATGGAGTAAAAACGAAACGAAGAAAAAAGCTATTATTGTTTATGATACTATGTGGCATTCAACCGAAATTATGGCTGATGCCCTAATGGAAGTCTTTGAAGAAAAGGGTTTTAGTATTTTAATGAGAAACCTTCAGGTTAATCATATTTCAGATATTATGACAGAAATTCTGGATGCCGAATATATTTGTGTAGGTTCTCCGACCTTAAATTCGACAATGATGCCATCGGTAGCAGGATTTCTTACATACATGAGTGGACTTGCTCCCAAAAACAGAAAAGCAATATCTTTCGGTTCTTATGGCTGGGGAGGCAAAACTATGAACGAAATAAATATATTTTTTGAAAAATCAGGATTTGACATTATTGCAACTGAAAAAATAAAATATATTCCAGGCAATGAAGAATTGCAAGGGTTTAAAAAATTAATATCTGATAAAATTTCATAA
- a CDS encoding bifunctional oligoribonuclease/PAP phosphatase NrnA, whose protein sequence is MNNNQKLKEFLQEKKSILITTHVRPDGDAIGSSLALYIFLKNAGHKVMLAFPTSYASVYNWFPEINESKVFSSDEKEILNFTEQADIIFVVDFNQLSRNGDFGKILSKSKKTKVLIDHHPEPEDIFDYHFWTTKYSAAAEGIYDFIKLIDENGIKNLDIATCLYAAIVFDTGSFRYQSVSKKTHTITADLFEAGIDHDKIQQHVNDNFTENRMKLWGYCLNDKLTILHKSNAAYISLSKEEFANFDAKAGYTEGLVNLPLGIENIEISVLIVEKEEQIKLSFRSKTNFPVNKFAKQYFNGGGHRNAAGGESKLSLEKTIKLFEEKVKLEMGEYSL, encoded by the coding sequence ATGAATAATAATCAGAAACTAAAAGAATTTTTACAAGAAAAGAAAAGCATTTTAATAACTACTCATGTTCGTCCTGATGGTGATGCAATTGGCTCTTCGCTGGCACTTTATATTTTCCTAAAAAATGCAGGACATAAAGTTATGTTGGCTTTTCCTACAAGCTATGCAAGTGTTTACAATTGGTTTCCTGAAATTAATGAATCAAAAGTTTTTTCTTCTGACGAAAAAGAAATTTTAAATTTTACTGAACAAGCAGATATTATTTTTGTTGTTGATTTTAATCAACTTAGCAGAAACGGAGACTTCGGGAAAATTCTATCAAAATCAAAAAAAACAAAAGTGTTAATTGACCACCACCCCGAACCGGAAGATATTTTCGATTATCATTTTTGGACTACAAAGTATTCTGCTGCTGCTGAGGGTATTTATGATTTTATTAAACTTATTGATGAAAACGGAATTAAAAACCTTGATATTGCAACTTGCCTTTATGCAGCAATTGTTTTTGATACAGGCTCATTCAGATATCAATCCGTAAGTAAAAAAACTCATACCATTACTGCCGATTTATTTGAAGCAGGAATTGACCACGACAAAATTCAGCAACACGTCAACGATAATTTTACTGAAAATAGAATGAAACTTTGGGGATATTGTCTTAATGATAAATTGACAATTTTACATAAAAGCAATGCCGCTTATATCAGTCTTTCAAAAGAAGAATTTGCCAATTTTGATGCAAAAGCAGGTTACACAGAAGGTCTTGTAAACCTACCTCTTGGAATAGAAAATATTGAAATCTCAGTACTGATTGTTGAAAAAGAAGAACAGATAAAACTTTCATTCCGTTCAAAAACTAATTTTCCGGTTAATAAATTTGCTAAGCAATATTTTAATGGTGGAGGGCATAGGAATGCAGCAGGTGGAGAAAGCAAATTGAGTTTAGAAAAAACAATTAAGCTTTTTGAAGAAAAAGTGAAGTTGGAAATGGGGGAATATAGCTTGTAG
- a CDS encoding gliding motility-associated C-terminal domain-containing protein, with protein sequence MKRLLILLIFSILIFSSCEKDEDYLPNTKQVSVNGNLSIELEENMILVLDATHLQATGYLWQPTKDTTSAISVKIPGDYKVFIFNQQNIIDSFSINIFSRYPILFIPNSFTPNSDALNDCFFIEGFNIKKFEIIIFNQDQVVVFKSDKFGIHNYWGGYFNGEICPQAYYYYIIKYSGSDNKERIKKGMVHLVR encoded by the coding sequence ATGAAAAGGCTTTTAATATTATTAATTTTCTCAATACTGATTTTTTCATCCTGTGAAAAAGATGAAGATTATTTGCCAAACACAAAACAAGTATCTGTAAATGGCAATTTAAGTATTGAACTTGAAGAAAATATGATATTGGTTTTGGATGCGACTCATCTTCAGGCAACCGGTTATTTATGGCAACCGACAAAAGATACTACATCTGCTATCTCAGTAAAAATACCCGGTGATTACAAAGTTTTTATATTCAATCAACAAAATATAATTGATTCGTTTAGTATTAATATTTTCTCACGATACCCAATTTTATTCATTCCGAATTCATTTACACCAAATAGTGATGCACTTAATGATTGTTTCTTTATTGAAGGCTTTAACATCAAGAAATTTGAAATAATTATTTTCAATCAGGATCAGGTTGTGGTTTTTAAATCGGATAAATTTGGCATACATAATTACTGGGGTGGATATTTTAATGGTGAAATCTGCCCACAGGCTTACTATTATTATATCATAAAATATTCGGGTTCTGATAATAAAGAAAGAATAAAAAAAGGAATGGTTCATTTGGTCAGGTAA
- a CDS encoding cytochrome ubiquinol oxidase subunit I has protein sequence MENFDMSLVDWSRAQFALTAIYHWIFVPLTLGLSFIVAFMHSMYYKTGLEKWKTTTQFWMKIFGINFAIGVATGIILEFEFGTNWSNYSWIVGDIFGAPLAIEGILAFFLESTFIAVMFFGWNRVSKKFHMLSSWFVAVGSNLSALWILVANAWMQNPVGMKFNPDTARNEMVDFWAILLSPSAVHKFLHTISNGYVVASLFVIGISAWFLLKGRHTAFAKRSILIASSFGLISALFVALTGDGSASDVAKTQPMKFAAMEGLYEGGEGVGLITIGMLTPGKKYDDDKNDYVFALKIPKLLSVMAQKDKNAYVPGITNIIEGDEEYGIIPIEERMQKGKTAIAALKAYKTTEDEEIKKEALTTFEKNYDHFGYGFLPDKETAIPNVSLTFYSFHLMVALGFYFILIFALFLFFSMKDTLEKKKVWLKIAFWSIPLGFIASELGWIVAEVGRQPWTIQDLLPTMASTSHLSTSSVQTTFWLFTVLFTVLLIAEFKIMIHQIKLGPKEERS, from the coding sequence ATGGAAAATTTTGACATGTCTCTGGTGGATTGGTCAAGGGCACAGTTTGCTCTTACAGCTATCTATCATTGGATTTTCGTTCCACTAACACTGGGATTATCTTTCATTGTTGCATTTATGCACTCAATGTATTATAAAACCGGATTGGAAAAGTGGAAAACCACAACACAATTCTGGATGAAAATATTCGGAATTAACTTCGCAATTGGTGTAGCAACCGGAATTATCCTCGAATTTGAATTTGGCACTAACTGGTCAAACTATTCATGGATAGTAGGAGATATTTTTGGTGCTCCACTTGCAATTGAAGGTATCTTGGCATTCTTTCTTGAATCAACATTCATTGCAGTAATGTTTTTCGGTTGGAATAGAGTTAGTAAAAAATTCCACATGTTGTCCTCTTGGTTTGTTGCCGTAGGCTCAAATCTTTCGGCACTGTGGATATTAGTAGCTAATGCTTGGATGCAAAACCCTGTAGGAATGAAATTTAACCCTGATACAGCTAGAAATGAAATGGTTGATTTCTGGGCAATTTTACTTTCACCTTCTGCAGTACATAAGTTTTTACACACAATTTCAAATGGTTACGTAGTAGCATCATTGTTTGTAATTGGCATTAGTGCATGGTTTCTTCTTAAAGGAAGACACACTGCTTTTGCCAAAAGAAGTATTTTGATTGCCTCTAGTTTTGGATTAATATCGGCACTTTTTGTTGCCTTAACAGGTGATGGTTCTGCTTCTGATGTTGCCAAAACTCAACCTATGAAATTTGCTGCTATGGAAGGTCTTTATGAAGGTGGAGAAGGTGTTGGCTTAATAACTATTGGTATGCTTACACCTGGGAAAAAATATGATGATGACAAAAATGATTATGTTTTTGCATTAAAAATCCCAAAGCTATTGTCTGTTATGGCACAGAAAGATAAGAATGCTTATGTTCCCGGTATAACAAATATTATTGAGGGTGATGAAGAATATGGTATAATTCCTATTGAAGAAAGAATGCAAAAAGGTAAAACTGCAATAGCTGCTTTAAAAGCTTACAAAACTACTGAAGATGAAGAAATAAAGAAAGAAGCTTTAACAACTTTTGAAAAAAATTATGATCATTTTGGTTATGGATTTTTACCCGATAAAGAAACTGCAATTCCTAATGTTTCTTTAACATTTTACAGCTTTCATTTAATGGTAGCCTTAGGATTTTACTTTATTCTAATATTTGCTTTATTTTTATTCTTCTCAATGAAAGATACTCTTGAAAAGAAAAAAGTTTGGTTAAAAATTGCATTTTGGTCAATTCCGCTCGGCTTCATTGCATCTGAATTAGGTTGGATTGTCGCTGAAGTTGGTCGTCAACCATGGACTATTCAAGACCTTTTGCCAACTATGGCATCAACATCTCATTTAAGTACTTCATCAGTCCAAACGACTTTCTGGTTATTTACTGTTTTATTCACCGTTCTATTAATTGCTGAATTCAAAATTATGATTCATCAAATTAAATTAGGACCTAAAGAAGAAAGGAGTTAA
- a CDS encoding DUF4492 domain-containing protein — translation MNVLKKVFKFYIDGFRNIGKLGVKMWIIIGIKLFIMFVILKIFFFPNFLNSKFDSEEDKGNYVIDLLTKN, via the coding sequence ATGAACGTATTAAAAAAGGTATTCAAATTTTATATTGACGGTTTTAGAAACATTGGTAAACTTGGAGTTAAAATGTGGATAATTATTGGTATTAAGCTCTTTATAATGTTTGTAATTTTAAAGATTTTTTTCTTCCCTAATTTTTTGAATTCAAAATTTGATTCAGAAGAAGATAAGGGAAATTATGTAATTGATTTATTAACTAAAAATTAA
- a CDS encoding type IX secretion system membrane protein PorP/SprF produces the protein MRILLSFLIILFVLPTFAQRKEKRIFELTVDEKLPNLALNQFYKFWQNPAFSGYEKKQNIQSFSEISYPFESFVYKYDINGKTKEIKLHHPIKYFAGYDAALFKKRKFAAGIFFSHQREGLKYSNLAGISLAYKFNFNTSNNLRLGISSSINKQYFDFSQSTFGDQIHSEKGFIYQSWETEYINDYNKNACFCNWNFSFIYNLKKLNISIAAINFNRPINSFFNNPVAVLPRFYDFSMIYKFSLYQKIKLYPAIRVQWHYPVYSLYDISIYTIFSERLMIGSGYYFTSENSGSCNLNLGINLNDKIQFNTRWSIVTNKDMQELGKISNIDLGLLYQFGRTKLNLIK, from the coding sequence ATGAGAATTTTACTCTCTTTTCTAATTATATTATTTGTATTACCAACTTTTGCACAAAGAAAAGAAAAACGAATCTTTGAACTGACTGTTGATGAAAAACTGCCTAATCTGGCATTAAATCAATTTTATAAATTTTGGCAAAATCCGGCATTTTCCGGTTACGAAAAAAAACAAAATATTCAATCCTTTTCAGAAATTTCATATCCTTTTGAATCATTTGTATATAAATATGATATCAATGGAAAAACAAAAGAAATAAAATTGCACCATCCGATAAAATATTTTGCAGGCTATGATGCCGCACTTTTTAAGAAACGAAAATTTGCTGCAGGTATATTTTTTTCACATCAGAGAGAAGGTTTGAAATATTCAAATTTAGCAGGTATTTCATTAGCTTATAAATTCAATTTCAATACTTCAAATAACTTACGGCTCGGTATATCTTCGTCAATCAATAAACAATACTTTGATTTTTCACAATCAACTTTTGGAGACCAAATTCATTCAGAAAAAGGTTTTATTTATCAATCATGGGAAACGGAATATATTAATGATTACAACAAAAATGCATGCTTTTGTAACTGGAATTTTAGTTTCATTTACAATCTGAAGAAATTGAATATAAGTATTGCAGCAATAAATTTCAATAGACCTATTAATTCCTTTTTTAATAATCCTGTTGCTGTTTTACCACGGTTTTACGATTTTTCAATGATATATAAATTTAGCTTGTATCAGAAAATAAAGTTATATCCAGCAATTCGGGTACAATGGCACTATCCTGTTTATAGTTTATATGATATTTCAATTTATACAATATTTTCAGAAAGACTGATGATAGGTTCAGGTTACTATTTTACTTCTGAAAATTCAGGTTCATGTAATTTAAATCTTGGAATAAATTTGAATGATAAAATTCAATTTAATACAAGATGGTCAATTGTTACAAATAAAGATATGCAGGAACTTGGAAAAATATCAAACATTGATTTAGGTTTACTTTATCAATTTGGAAGAACAAAACTTAATCTTATAAAATGA
- a CDS encoding nucleoside-diphosphate kinase, translating to MNNITFSIIKPNAVKSKFAGKIIDEILQADFEIIALKKTRFTKEQALTFYGIHSDKPFFDSLIEFITSGPVYVLVLRKDKAIEKFRNFIGHTDPAKVEHDKIRYKYGKDITMNAIHGSDSDENAKLEASYFFSEFERV from the coding sequence ATGAATAATATTACATTTTCGATAATTAAACCAAATGCTGTAAAAAGTAAATTTGCAGGGAAAATCATTGACGAAATACTACAAGCTGATTTTGAGATTATTGCGTTAAAAAAAACACGTTTTACAAAAGAACAAGCATTAACATTTTATGGAATTCATTCAGATAAACCATTTTTTGACTCATTAATTGAGTTCATTACATCAGGTCCTGTTTATGTTCTTGTTTTGAGAAAAGACAAAGCAATAGAAAAATTTAGAAATTTTATCGGACATACTGATCCTGCAAAAGTAGAGCATGACAAAATTAGATATAAATATGGAAAAGATATTACAATGAATGCAATCCATGGTTCTGATTCTGATGAGAATGCTAAACTTGAAGCATCATATTTCTTCTCTGAATTTGAAAGAGTTTAA